A region from the Salicibibacter cibarius genome encodes:
- a CDS encoding nucleotidyltransferase domain-containing protein: MLLFGSYANGTATDDSDIDIAVVVDFVDDDVLTEKARLYQLRRNINDRIEPVLIEDGDDPSGFLQYILNNGQVIFESG; the protein is encoded by the coding sequence ATTCTCTTATTCGGTTCTTACGCAAATGGAACAGCTACAGATGATAGCGACATTGACATTGCAGTAGTTGTTGATTTCGTAGATGATGATGTATTAACAGAAAAAGCACGATTGTATCAATTACGAAGAAACATCAATGATCGAATCGAACCTGTCTTAATTGAAGATGGAGACGATCCCAGTGGGTTTTTACAATATATTTTAAACAACGGCCAAGTGATTTTCGAATCAGGTTAA
- the fdhD gene encoding formate dehydrogenase accessory sulfurtransferase FdhD encodes MNEKTQNARSILRFENGHTEWKDDIVAAEYPVTIKINGEEFVTMVCSPDYIEDMAIGYLASEGIIARFNEIKELRADDKNGYVHVTLVKKIDHLHRQMQNKRYITSCCGMSRQGFVFAADVKTTKVMRTRQVAIAPGDCFRLMRDMQQAAETFHETGGVHNAALCTLDGIVLMRMDIGRHNALDKIYGYCLKHGISLQDKIIVFSGRLSSEILLKVAKIGCEVVLSKSAPTDRALELAEELEITSIGFIRDGSLNVYTLPERIVMP; translated from the coding sequence TTGAACGAGAAGACACAAAATGCTCGGTCCATCCTGCGGTTCGAAAATGGACATACCGAATGGAAAGACGACATCGTTGCTGCCGAATATCCCGTGACGATAAAAATAAACGGGGAAGAGTTCGTGACGATGGTGTGCAGCCCGGATTACATCGAGGATATGGCGATCGGATACTTGGCTTCGGAAGGAATCATCGCTCGTTTCAACGAGATAAAGGAACTGAGAGCGGACGATAAAAACGGTTATGTTCACGTGACTTTGGTGAAAAAAATCGACCATCTGCATCGGCAAATGCAAAACAAGCGCTACATTACGTCCTGTTGCGGGATGAGCCGCCAAGGGTTCGTCTTTGCAGCCGATGTGAAAACGACAAAAGTGATGCGCACTCGTCAAGTGGCCATCGCTCCGGGTGATTGTTTTCGTCTAATGAGAGACATGCAACAAGCGGCGGAGACGTTCCATGAAACCGGCGGTGTACATAACGCCGCCTTATGCACGCTCGATGGCATTGTCCTCATGCGCATGGATATCGGCAGACATAACGCCCTTGATAAAATCTACGGATACTGCCTGAAGCACGGCATTTCGTTACAAGATAAGATTATCGTGTTCAGTGGACGGCTTTCATCGGAGATTCTTTTGAAAGTGGCGAAGATCGGTTGCGAAGTCGTTCTCTCCAAATCAGCACCGACCGACCGCGCCTTGGAATTGGCCGAAGAACTGGAGATTACAAGCATCGGTTTTATTCGTGACGGGTCACTGAACGTGTACACTTTGCCGGAACGGATTGTTATGCCGTGA
- a CDS encoding LamB/YcsF family protein produces MKTIDMNCDMGESFGVYTLGTDKEILPYVSSANIACGFHAGDPSIMRKTVKLAIENGVAIGAHPGLPDLMGFGRRHIDLFPEEAYDLVAYQVGALWGIVQSEGGHLRHVKAHGMLYNRATQDPELAESIARAVYDIDPDLVLFGLAGGELLNAGKKVGLKTGSEVFADRTYQEDGTLTSRREANALIEDAGLAGEQVTRMIEEGKVHAQQGKDVDILAETVCIHGDGPHALAFAKSIREKIENAGIGIRPIG; encoded by the coding sequence ATGAAAACCATCGACATGAACTGTGATATGGGCGAAAGTTTTGGCGTTTACACACTCGGAACGGATAAGGAAATTCTCCCTTACGTTTCTTCCGCCAACATCGCGTGTGGATTTCATGCCGGCGATCCTTCGATCATGAGGAAAACGGTGAAACTGGCGATTGAGAATGGCGTTGCCATCGGCGCACATCCGGGTTTGCCTGATTTAATGGGATTTGGGCGTCGTCACATTGATCTTTTTCCTGAAGAAGCATATGATCTTGTCGCCTATCAAGTCGGCGCGTTGTGGGGTATTGTGCAATCGGAAGGTGGGCATCTCCGACATGTGAAAGCACACGGCATGCTCTATAATCGGGCGACTCAGGATCCGGAACTGGCAGAGTCAATAGCCCGGGCGGTTTATGATATCGATCCCGATCTGGTTCTTTTCGGCTTGGCCGGTGGCGAGCTCCTTAACGCGGGAAAAAAAGTCGGGTTGAAAACCGGCAGTGAGGTATTCGCCGACCGTACGTATCAGGAAGACGGCACCCTTACATCACGACGTGAAGCAAATGCTCTGATCGAAGATGCCGGCTTAGCAGGTGAGCAGGTCACTCGCATGATTGAAGAAGGAAAAGTGCATGCGCAACAAGGCAAGGACGTGGACATCCTTGCCGAAACTGTCTGTATCCATGGCGACGGCCCCCATGCATTGGCGTTCGCAAAGTCCATTCGGGAAAAAATCGAAAACGCCGGTATCGGCATTCGGCCAATCGGATAG
- a CDS encoding DUF1641 domain-containing protein yields MAKATKVIHRIEPTEEELRKRDWDQIEATLLENKDVIADTFELMRHLREKEVLNTLNALFEQGDEVLERLVTAIDNADTTQSMKNMLLMFGVLGNLDMEQVEPLILKVNAAVSQVAEYEHYGKEGGGYPALLRTMKDPEVVEGMNVMMAFLKGFGANQEHREKLEDRDAKLQHESEKQVAGSRVSRRSSPPSNKWYVAAAGVSLLVLPFIFKKQGS; encoded by the coding sequence ATGGCTAAAGCGACAAAAGTGATCCATCGCATCGAACCGACCGAAGAAGAATTGCGCAAGCGAGATTGGGACCAAATTGAAGCTACCCTTTTAGAAAACAAGGATGTCATTGCCGATACGTTTGAGCTGATGCGACACCTTCGGGAGAAAGAAGTATTGAATACCCTGAACGCCCTTTTTGAACAAGGGGACGAGGTGCTCGAAAGGCTTGTAACAGCCATTGATAACGCGGATACCACTCAATCGATGAAAAATATGCTCCTCATGTTTGGCGTTCTCGGGAATCTTGATATGGAACAAGTCGAACCGCTTATTTTAAAGGTGAATGCGGCCGTTTCCCAAGTGGCCGAATACGAACATTACGGAAAAGAGGGTGGTGGGTACCCCGCCCTCCTTCGTACCATGAAAGACCCGGAAGTTGTGGAAGGCATGAACGTGATGATGGCTTTCCTCAAAGGATTCGGTGCCAATCAAGAACACAGAGAAAAATTGGAAGACCGAGATGCCAAACTTCAACACGAATCGGAAAAACAGGTAGCCGGAAGCCGTGTGTCCCGTCGTTCGTCTCCTCCGTCCAACAAATGGTATGTTGCCGCGGCTGGCGTGTCTCTGCTTGTTTTGCCTTTTATTTTTAAGAAACAAGGTTCGTGA
- a CDS encoding HEPN domain-containing protein: MNTDEKVKYWIDLSDYDRTTAEAMLEMKRFLYVGIICHQSIEKLLKALFVHVTQAQPPRTHNLTRLARKGKIYDDLSDHQKDFLDLLEPLNIEARYPTHKEKLLKTLDEPRCTEILFKTRSYPHG, encoded by the coding sequence ATGAACACTGATGAGAAAGTTAAATATTGGATTGATTTATCTGATTATGATAGAACAACCGCCGAAGCCATGTTGGAAATGAAACGGTTTTTATATGTCGGAATCATATGCCACCAATCTATTGAAAAATTACTCAAAGCATTATTTGTTCATGTAACCCAAGCCCAGCCACCGCGCACTCATAATTTAACACGCTTAGCACGAAAGGGAAAAATATACGATGACCTTTCGGACCATCAAAAAGATTTCTTGGACTTGTTAGAACCTTTAAATATTGAAGCTAGATATCCTACGCACAAAGAAAAACTTTTAAAAACACTGGATGAACCCAGATGTACCGAGATACTTTTTAAAACAAGGAGCTATCCGCATGGATAA
- a CDS encoding NRAMP family divalent metal transporter, translated as MTTNGLGHPMSSKERNKFLRGAIFLMATSAIGPAFLTQTAQFTQDYMASFAFAIVASIVIDIGVQLNIWRVISVSGKRGQEISNMVVPGLGYLIAGLIIFGGFAFNIGNLGGAGLGLNVLFDLSIEVGAIIITVATIIIFSIKNYTRIMDVLLQIFGVVMILMTGYVMLTMDPPYQEALVQSVLPDDYLILLLPLVTIVGGTVGGYISFAGGHRLVDAGITGQANVPFVSRASIYGIITTGVMRVFLFLAFLGVVSAGFTLDPDNPAATPFLVGLGDLGYYMFGIVLTAAAISSVIGVAYTSISFLRSFHPMFEKYNGWFIAGFITISALVFITIGEPVMLLILAGAVNGMILPIVLTTILVASRKKSIVGDYRHPAWLIVVGAITVLFTIGASIVAFEDIVALWFN; from the coding sequence ATGACGACAAATGGGTTAGGCCACCCCATGAGCAGTAAAGAGCGAAATAAGTTTTTACGCGGCGCAATTTTCTTAATGGCCACGTCAGCGATCGGACCTGCTTTTCTTACCCAGACCGCTCAATTTACGCAAGATTACATGGCTAGTTTTGCGTTCGCGATTGTGGCATCAATTGTGATCGATATTGGCGTTCAACTCAATATTTGGCGCGTCATCTCTGTATCTGGGAAAAGAGGTCAAGAAATATCAAACATGGTCGTTCCCGGATTAGGGTATTTGATAGCTGGACTTATTATCTTCGGAGGATTTGCATTTAATATTGGAAATCTGGGTGGTGCGGGATTAGGTCTTAATGTCCTTTTTGACCTGTCAATAGAAGTGGGTGCGATCATTATCACCGTGGCGACCATCATTATCTTTTCTATCAAAAACTACACTCGGATTATGGATGTTTTGCTGCAAATATTTGGCGTAGTTATGATTTTGATGACTGGTTATGTTATGTTAACCATGGATCCACCGTATCAAGAAGCACTCGTCCAATCTGTACTGCCCGATGATTACTTAATTTTACTCCTTCCCCTCGTGACAATTGTGGGTGGCACGGTAGGCGGCTACATTTCGTTTGCCGGCGGCCATCGGCTTGTGGACGCCGGAATTACCGGACAAGCGAATGTTCCTTTTGTTAGTCGTGCTTCGATCTATGGAATCATAACGACAGGCGTTATGCGTGTTTTTCTCTTTTTGGCGTTTCTAGGTGTGGTAAGTGCAGGTTTTACTTTAGATCCGGATAATCCGGCAGCCACTCCATTTCTCGTTGGTCTTGGTGATTTAGGCTATTACATGTTTGGGATTGTTTTAACAGCGGCTGCTATTAGTTCCGTCATTGGCGTGGCTTACACAAGTATTTCGTTTTTACGCTCGTTTCATCCGATGTTTGAAAAATACAATGGGTGGTTTATCGCTGGTTTTATTACCATCTCTGCGCTTGTATTCATTACAATCGGTGAACCGGTTATGCTCCTTATTCTTGCCGGTGCAGTGAACGGTATGATATTGCCTATCGTTCTAACGACGATATTAGTGGCTTCTCGGAAAAAATCAATTGTCGGAGATTATCGACATCCGGCTTGGCTGATTGTTGTTGGAGCAATCACTGTACTTTTCACGATTGGAGCAAGCATTGTGGCCTTTGAAGATATCGTTGCCTTATGGTTTAACTAA
- a CDS encoding L-lactate MFS transporter, with protein sequence MQANKNRWLIAVSAIAIHLSIGSVYAYSVYQNPLNESLGWDIGAVTFAFTTAIFFLGMSAAFLGKFVERNGPSKSAMISAVLFGTGTLGAGFGIQMESLPLFVLFYGVIGGVGLGIGYISPVSTLVKWFPDRRGLATGMAVLGFGAGSLITSPVAENLMGIISIPATFYTLGAAYLILMFAGASYIAPPPEGWEPANMKKQKQKKQEGKKKKQEDLAQLNARESLQTFRFYLLWGMMFINISAGIMLLAVASNMTQAITGASSAAAATIVGIMGFFNGFGRIGWASASDYIGRTNTYMIFFALQLGAFILLPFTTNEVIFAILLFIIMTCYGGGFACLPAYIGDLFGTKQLGAIHGYTLTAWAMAGVFGPMAVSTIVGATADYTGAFVLFIFLLAIALLMAIMMHFNIKRIRHQQQATNG encoded by the coding sequence TTGCAAGCAAACAAAAATCGTTGGTTGATTGCTGTATCAGCCATTGCCATTCATTTGTCGATCGGTTCCGTCTATGCCTACAGTGTGTACCAAAATCCATTGAACGAATCCCTTGGTTGGGATATCGGTGCGGTAACATTCGCTTTCACGACAGCTATATTTTTTCTCGGTATGTCTGCCGCTTTTCTCGGAAAATTTGTCGAACGTAACGGCCCTAGCAAATCCGCTATGATCTCCGCCGTTCTATTTGGAACGGGAACATTGGGCGCAGGTTTCGGGATCCAAATGGAGAGCTTGCCTCTCTTTGTGCTTTTTTACGGTGTGATTGGTGGTGTCGGTCTTGGAATCGGTTACATATCGCCCGTTTCCACTCTCGTTAAGTGGTTTCCGGACAGACGCGGGCTCGCGACAGGCATGGCCGTCCTCGGCTTCGGTGCCGGTTCCCTCATTACCAGCCCGGTGGCCGAAAATTTGATGGGCATAATCAGTATCCCGGCAACGTTTTATACACTCGGAGCTGCCTACTTAATCCTCATGTTTGCAGGAGCTTCCTATATCGCACCACCCCCGGAAGGCTGGGAACCGGCAAACATGAAAAAGCAGAAACAGAAAAAACAAGAGGGTAAAAAGAAAAAGCAAGAAGATCTCGCCCAACTCAATGCCCGGGAATCACTGCAAACATTCCGTTTTTATTTGTTGTGGGGGATGATGTTTATTAACATTTCCGCAGGGATCATGCTGCTTGCTGTTGCCTCGAATATGACGCAGGCGATTACGGGCGCAAGTTCTGCCGCCGCGGCAACCATTGTCGGCATCATGGGTTTTTTCAACGGTTTCGGGAGAATTGGCTGGGCAAGCGCTTCGGATTATATCGGTCGCACAAACACGTATATGATCTTTTTCGCATTACAATTGGGAGCATTCATTCTCTTGCCATTCACGACCAATGAAGTGATCTTCGCGATCCTCTTGTTTATTATCATGACATGCTACGGCGGTGGCTTTGCATGTTTGCCGGCTTACATCGGGGATTTATTCGGCACGAAACAGTTAGGAGCGATTCATGGTTATACACTAACCGCCTGGGCGATGGCAGGTGTTTTCGGACCGATGGCAGTTTCCACAATTGTTGGAGCCACTGCTGACTATACAGGCGCCTTCGTTCTCTTTATCTTTTTGTTAGCGATAGCGCTTCTGATGGCTATCATGATGCATTTTAATATCAAACGCATTCGTCATCAGCAACAGGCGACAAACGGGTGA
- the fdhF gene encoding formate dehydrogenase subunit alpha — MLDVKVNGKRIHAKENQSVLDVLTEHDIEVPSLCYHPSLGAIETCDTCIVSVNGELVRSCSATVKDGDAIATNEETHEAQLIAMDRILGNHELYCTVCDYNNGNCEIHNAVKELKMSHQETPFDFKPYEVDRNAFYRYDPDQCILCGRCVEACQDVQVTETLTIDWDRKRPRVIWDKDSPIEESSCVNCGHCSTVCPCNAMMEVGMEGEAGFLTGIKDSSMRPMINITKNVETGYEQLMTISDMEASMRENRIEKTKTVCTYCGVGCSFDVWTKDRQVLKVEPQSEAPANGISTCVKGKFGWEFVNSEERLTKPLIREGDAFREAEWEEAYDLIVNKFKEEKEKNGPDSLAFITSSKCTNEDSYVMQKLSRAVIGTNNVDNCSRYCQSPATMGLWRTVGYGGDSGSITDIEKAELVIITGSNTAEAHPVLATRVKRSQKLHGQKVIVADLRKHEMADRADRFVQPKAGSDLVWISAVTKYIIDQGWHDSEFLEEHVNGIDEYMESLAPYTLDYAEEVTGLTKEEMIEIATSIHEAETTCFLWAMGITQHGGGSDTSTAISNLMLVTGNYMKPGAGTYPLRGHNNVQGASDFGSMPDRFPGYEKVHDDAVRERYEKGWGVDLPAEPGLNNHEMVEAIHDGNLNMMYLKGEEMGIVDSNANYVQEALEKLDFFVVQDIFFSKTAEFADVVLPASPSFEKEGTFTNTERRFQRLYQVFDPLGDSKPDWKIIMEIANRLGGDWNFEHPSDIMDEAASLAPMFAGVSYDRLEGYDSLQWPVAEDGTDTPLLFKDRFPFPDGKAKLFPVEWTKPLEMGEEYDLHVNNGRMLEHFHEGNLTYKSEGITKKTPSVFLEVSPELAEERGLEDGTVVRLTSPYGNVKVPCLVTDRVKGKELYLPMNDSGEGAINYLTSSHADKDTDTPAYKEVSAKMEVLEPKGESPLPRINHRNGNPQPQIGVAVEKKWERKDYTFPGDLVKERRSQHNG; from the coding sequence ATGCTCGATGTAAAGGTGAACGGTAAGCGCATACATGCAAAGGAAAACCAGAGCGTGCTTGACGTATTGACCGAACATGACATTGAAGTGCCAAGCCTGTGTTACCATCCAAGCCTTGGTGCGATTGAAACGTGTGACACGTGTATCGTCAGTGTGAACGGAGAATTGGTGCGCTCGTGTTCCGCGACGGTAAAGGACGGAGACGCGATCGCTACGAACGAGGAGACACACGAGGCACAACTCATCGCGATGGATCGCATTCTCGGTAACCATGAACTTTATTGTACGGTCTGTGATTACAACAACGGCAACTGCGAGATACATAATGCGGTTAAAGAGTTGAAAATGAGCCATCAAGAGACGCCTTTTGATTTCAAGCCTTATGAAGTGGACCGAAATGCCTTCTATCGTTATGATCCCGATCAGTGTATTCTGTGCGGGCGGTGTGTAGAGGCGTGTCAAGACGTACAAGTGACGGAAACGCTGACGATCGATTGGGATCGGAAGCGTCCGCGTGTCATCTGGGACAAGGACTCCCCGATTGAGGAATCTTCCTGTGTCAATTGCGGCCACTGCTCAACCGTTTGCCCCTGCAACGCCATGATGGAAGTGGGCATGGAAGGAGAAGCCGGCTTTTTAACGGGGATTAAAGACTCTTCCATGCGCCCGATGATCAACATCACGAAAAATGTAGAAACGGGTTACGAGCAGCTCATGACCATTTCCGATATGGAGGCTTCGATGCGAGAAAATCGTATTGAAAAAACAAAAACGGTATGTACCTATTGTGGCGTGGGCTGCTCCTTTGATGTGTGGACGAAGGATCGTCAAGTCCTTAAAGTCGAACCTCAATCAGAAGCCCCGGCAAATGGCATTTCCACTTGCGTGAAAGGGAAGTTCGGTTGGGAATTTGTCAACAGCGAAGAACGTTTGACGAAGCCGCTCATCCGCGAAGGCGATGCGTTCCGCGAGGCGGAATGGGAAGAAGCTTACGACTTGATCGTCAATAAATTCAAGGAAGAGAAAGAGAAAAACGGACCCGATTCGCTCGCGTTTATCACCTCTTCCAAATGTACGAATGAAGATTCATATGTCATGCAAAAGCTTAGTCGCGCGGTTATCGGTACGAACAATGTTGATAATTGTTCCCGTTATTGCCAGTCGCCGGCGACGATGGGTTTATGGCGAACGGTCGGTTACGGAGGGGACTCCGGAAGTATCACGGACATTGAAAAAGCCGAGCTCGTCATTATTACCGGTTCCAATACGGCGGAAGCCCACCCGGTCCTCGCGACAAGAGTGAAACGGTCTCAAAAACTTCATGGGCAAAAAGTGATTGTCGCCGATCTGCGTAAGCATGAAATGGCTGATCGGGCCGACCGTTTTGTCCAACCGAAAGCCGGATCCGACCTCGTCTGGATTTCAGCCGTCACGAAATACATCATAGATCAAGGCTGGCATGACAGCGAATTTTTGGAGGAACATGTTAACGGCATTGATGAATACATGGAAAGCCTTGCGCCGTACACCCTCGATTATGCCGAGGAAGTTACCGGTTTAACGAAAGAAGAAATGATCGAGATTGCCACATCGATCCACGAAGCGGAAACGACTTGCTTTTTATGGGCGATGGGCATCACCCAACATGGCGGAGGCTCCGATACGAGCACGGCCATATCGAACTTGATGCTCGTGACCGGCAATTACATGAAACCGGGCGCAGGCACCTATCCGCTACGCGGGCATAACAATGTACAAGGTGCCAGTGACTTTGGCAGCATGCCTGATCGCTTCCCGGGTTACGAAAAAGTGCACGATGATGCGGTTCGTGAGCGTTATGAAAAAGGTTGGGGTGTGGATCTTCCGGCCGAGCCCGGACTGAACAATCATGAAATGGTTGAGGCTATCCACGACGGTAATTTGAATATGATGTATTTAAAAGGCGAAGAGATGGGCATCGTTGATTCCAACGCCAATTATGTGCAGGAAGCGTTGGAGAAATTGGATTTCTTCGTCGTCCAGGACATCTTTTTTTCAAAAACGGCCGAGTTTGCGGATGTAGTGTTACCGGCTTCTCCGAGTTTTGAAAAAGAGGGGACGTTTACGAATACGGAACGTCGTTTTCAGCGTTTGTATCAAGTGTTTGATCCTCTCGGTGATTCAAAGCCCGATTGGAAGATTATAATGGAAATCGCCAATCGTCTTGGCGGTGACTGGAATTTTGAGCACCCAAGTGACATTATGGATGAAGCGGCTTCCCTCGCTCCGATGTTTGCAGGCGTCAGCTATGATCGATTGGAAGGGTATGACAGTTTGCAATGGCCGGTAGCCGAAGATGGCACGGATACACCGCTTCTGTTCAAAGACCGCTTTCCGTTTCCGGATGGTAAGGCAAAACTTTTTCCTGTGGAATGGACGAAACCGCTTGAGATGGGTGAAGAGTATGACCTTCACGTCAACAACGGGCGCATGCTCGAGCATTTCCACGAAGGGAATCTGACGTATAAATCCGAAGGGATAACGAAGAAAACACCGAGCGTTTTCCTCGAAGTTTCCCCGGAACTTGCCGAAGAACGCGGGTTGGAGGACGGAACGGTGGTGCGCTTGACGTCGCCATACGGCAATGTGAAAGTTCCTTGCCTTGTGACTGATCGTGTGAAGGGCAAAGAATTGTATTTGCCGATGAATGATTCAGGTGAAGGGGCCATTAACTACTTAACGAGCAGCCATGCCGATAAGGATACGGATACCCCGGCTTATAAAGAGGTGTCGGCAAAAATGGAAGTGCTTGAACCGAAAGGCGAAAGCCCATTGCCGAGAATCAACCACCGCAATGGCAACCCGCAACCGCAAATAGGAGTAGCGGTTGAAAAGAAATGGGAACGAAAAGACTACACATTCCCGGGCGACCTCGTGAAAGAAAGGAGGTCTCAGCACAATGGCTAA